A single genomic interval of Luteolibacter sp. Y139 harbors:
- a CDS encoding DUF3606 domain-containing protein, which produces MSDDKSKTGGPDRQRINTSEEYEVQDWSKKFGVTTDQLKDAVDKVGPMADDVRRELGK; this is translated from the coding sequence ATGTCAGACGATAAATCGAAAACGGGTGGGCCAGATCGGCAGCGGATCAACACCAGCGAAGAATACGAGGTGCAAGATTGGTCGAAGAAGTTCGGTGTGACAACCGATCAGCTCAAAGACGCCGTTGATAAGGTGGGTCCAATGGCTGACGACGTCAGACGCGAACTTGGCAAGTAG